From one Luteolibacter sp. SL250 genomic stretch:
- a CDS encoding DUF4230 domain-containing protein: protein MPHRVEMWKTIRRLVTVVAVIAGAYFLVVMPITRAVSGTKASLQRNLETVLGAVTNQDTRIVEGRAEIVETTEISELSLLEMRMSATRTIERSEKFAVLPLGTKKLIVRGHYQVKGGYRLTPGVSLRMDRGRPVAAFPKPEILSVELVDFDVLSEESGWLNKVQPADRAQILRELREQMREEARHSGMLETVESTLRTRLRDLMGVDDVSVEQQIP, encoded by the coding sequence ATGCCCCACCGCGTCGAGATGTGGAAGACGATCCGCCGGTTGGTGACCGTGGTGGCGGTCATCGCGGGGGCGTATTTCCTGGTGGTCATGCCCATCACCCGGGCGGTATCCGGGACGAAGGCGAGCCTCCAGCGGAATCTGGAGACGGTGCTGGGGGCCGTCACCAACCAGGACACGCGGATCGTGGAGGGGCGGGCGGAGATCGTGGAGACCACGGAAATTTCGGAGCTTTCCCTGCTGGAGATGCGGATGAGCGCGACGCGGACGATCGAGCGGAGCGAGAAGTTCGCGGTGCTGCCGCTGGGGACGAAGAAGCTGATCGTCCGCGGCCACTATCAGGTGAAGGGCGGCTATCGCCTGACGCCGGGTGTTTCCCTGCGGATGGACCGTGGCAGGCCGGTGGCGGCCTTCCCGAAGCCGGAGATCCTTTCGGTGGAGTTGGTGGACTTCGACGTGCTGAGCGAGGAGAGCGGCTGGCTGAACAAGGTCCAGCCCGCGGACCGCGCTCAGATCCTGCGGGAACTGCGGGAGCAGATGCGTGAAGAGGCCCGGCACAGCGGCATGCTGGAAACGGTGGAGTCCACCCTGCGGACCCGGTTGCGGGATCTGATGGGGGTGGATGATGTGTCCGTGGAGCAGCAGATTCCCTGA
- a CDS encoding Gfo/Idh/MocA family oxidoreductase, whose protein sequence is MKRRSFLSTTVAAGVGTALARGGAVPARRPTVGIIGHTGRGDYGHGIDTGWLNVPETEIVAVADAHEKGLEAALKRLGVERGFTDYREMLRTVRPELVAIGPRHIDQHRDMLMAAIGSGAKGIYMEKPFCRDLAECDEVIAALEESGTKLTISHRTGYHPAVPAIKQAIESGGIGKVLEIRMRGKEDKRGGVQDFWVLGTHLLNLSVIFAGKPTACHATLLQNGRPVTKSDLIEGQEGIGPIAGDEIHVRYETESGIPVFYDGLREANVKEASFGMQIIGNDGLIDIRCSVEDYPESQPLAHLVPGCPHAPPAGPREWIPITSAGVGKPEPVNGILKLIRGHRKPITDLLAAIDEDRQPLCGAPDGRLAIEMVVAAFESHRRNGARVTFPLTEKRNPLYLL, encoded by the coding sequence ATGAAACGCAGATCCTTCCTTTCCACCACAGTGGCCGCGGGGGTTGGCACCGCCCTGGCCAGGGGAGGGGCCGTGCCCGCCCGCCGCCCCACGGTCGGGATCATCGGCCACACGGGCAGGGGGGACTACGGACACGGTATCGACACCGGATGGCTCAACGTGCCTGAGACGGAGATCGTCGCCGTGGCGGATGCGCATGAAAAAGGACTGGAGGCCGCCTTGAAGCGGTTGGGTGTGGAGCGCGGATTCACCGACTACCGGGAGATGCTGCGGACCGTGCGGCCGGAGCTGGTCGCCATCGGCCCCCGCCACATCGACCAGCACCGTGACATGCTTATGGCCGCCATCGGGTCCGGGGCGAAGGGCATCTACATGGAAAAGCCGTTCTGCCGGGACCTGGCGGAGTGTGATGAAGTCATCGCCGCGCTGGAGGAGAGCGGGACCAAGCTCACCATCTCCCACCGCACCGGCTACCACCCTGCGGTTCCGGCGATCAAGCAAGCCATCGAATCCGGCGGGATCGGCAAGGTCCTGGAAATCCGGATGCGCGGGAAAGAGGACAAGCGGGGCGGTGTGCAGGACTTCTGGGTCCTGGGCACCCATCTCCTGAACCTCTCGGTGATCTTCGCCGGAAAGCCCACGGCCTGCCATGCCACCCTCCTCCAGAACGGTCGTCCGGTCACCAAGTCGGACCTCATCGAAGGCCAGGAAGGCATCGGCCCCATCGCCGGTGACGAGATCCACGTCCGGTATGAGACGGAGAGCGGCATCCCGGTATTCTACGACGGCTTGCGGGAAGCGAATGTGAAGGAAGCGAGTTTCGGCATGCAGATCATCGGCAACGACGGCCTGATCGACATCCGCTGTTCCGTGGAGGACTACCCGGAATCCCAGCCGCTCGCCCACCTTGTTCCAGGTTGCCCGCATGCGCCGCCCGCAGGTCCCCGTGAGTGGATTCCCATCACCAGCGCGGGCGTGGGGAAGCCGGAACCCGTCAACGGGATCCTCAAACTCATCCGCGGTCACCGCAAGCCCATCACCGACCTCCTCGCCGCCATCGATGAAGACCGCCAGCCGTTGTGCGGCGCGCCGGATGGCCGTCTGGCCATCGAGATGGTCGTCGCCGCCTTCGAGTCCCATCGCCGCAACGGCGCGCGGGTCACGTTCCCCCTCACCGAGAAAAGAAACCCCCTCTACCTGCTCTGA
- a CDS encoding CPBP family intramembrane glutamic endopeptidase — MRGGAVRDVLKVWIYAAAVVAAGAWVSPVLYDAGKALGEITSVKRTNGFLEWMGRICEGADFRMFFLVSVIGMALVLFIPFAEWLSMKREARGRETGQPLQAKRGGVLEWGTGLLLAAGLFLLMGYGLVATGSFVWEGPPKEPLRLLQGALPWLVAGVVLQEWLFRGVALGIFLRAMKPIAAISMAAVLFTVVAFLSPPADLRIADPDASGVGFELLGLMARRLADPAVLLGNVLPLLAAGWVLGYARWRTASLWLPVGLQMGWILANVLFQAATRPVPRVDPLARLMAGDSLMHGFIPLAGVLVVGALVYFVTDPKEETLDGGA; from the coding sequence GTGAGAGGTGGCGCCGTCCGCGATGTGCTGAAAGTCTGGATCTATGCCGCGGCCGTGGTGGCTGCGGGGGCATGGGTGTCCCCTGTCCTCTATGACGCGGGGAAGGCGCTGGGGGAAATCACCTCCGTGAAGCGGACCAACGGCTTTCTGGAATGGATGGGGCGCATCTGCGAGGGCGCGGACTTCCGGATGTTTTTCCTGGTCTCTGTCATCGGTATGGCGCTGGTGCTTTTCATTCCGTTCGCGGAGTGGTTGTCGATGAAGCGGGAGGCGCGGGGCAGGGAGACCGGCCAGCCGCTGCAGGCGAAGAGGGGAGGGGTGCTGGAGTGGGGGACGGGGCTGCTGCTGGCGGCTGGGCTGTTCCTGCTGATGGGGTATGGTCTGGTGGCGACGGGGTCCTTCGTGTGGGAGGGGCCGCCAAAGGAGCCGCTGAGGCTGCTGCAGGGTGCGCTGCCTTGGTTGGTCGCCGGTGTCGTGCTCCAGGAGTGGTTGTTCCGTGGCGTGGCGCTGGGCATTTTCCTGCGGGCGATGAAACCCATCGCCGCCATTTCCATGGCTGCGGTCCTGTTCACGGTGGTGGCGTTCCTCTCTCCTCCGGCGGATCTGCGGATCGCGGATCCGGATGCCTCCGGTGTGGGGTTCGAGCTGTTGGGGCTGATGGCCCGCAGGTTGGCGGATCCGGCGGTCCTGTTGGGGAATGTCCTGCCACTGCTGGCGGCGGGCTGGGTGCTGGGCTACGCGCGGTGGCGCACCGCCTCCCTGTGGCTGCCGGTGGGGCTGCAGATGGGATGGATCCTGGCGAATGTCCTGTTCCAGGCGGCGACCAGGCCGGTCCCGCGGGTGGATCCGCTGGCCCGCCTGATGGCGGGGGATTCCCTCATGCACGGCTTCATTCCGCTGGCCGGTGTGCTGGTGGTCGGGGCGTTGGTTTATTTCGTCACGGACCCAAAGGAGGAGACGCTGGATGGCGGGGCCTGA
- a CDS encoding ABC transporter ATP-binding protein, producing MKKFLPYYRHLLPVKWIFAGGVIAGLIYALASGAGLPLMTKVVFPILFRTEEDKGTSWWQLWLESKLVGVEQNQLLLLTCLWIPLIFLIRALAGYTNSVLINYVGLRVSEGIRTDLFVKLQSLPLSFFKSNRSGDLLARLMSDTELLRQVLAQTSSDLIKQPATLIAAVSVLASQAFTDKRFAPAIIALLSVPLCVTVIRGIGKKLARRARQLQYKGGDLTATLSESLQAPLEIRAYNLQQRQTSIFRDKVRKMLGLSMKVVRYRQAISPSIEVVAAAGFAFALYFGVKSGMTLKDFTFLGMTLYMAYEPVKKLGMIHSLFKQGEAAVERIEHILHEPDRLPESPSPSRLGRPRQSIRFEDVSFAYKEERVLSHIDVEVPIGQVVALVGPSGAGKSTFAHLVPRFYDPVEGRITLDGVDIREYAKKDLRSQIAVVPQMPALFSGTIAENIRVGRLDATDEEVMEAAKKAFAHDFIVAQEHGYQAEVGERGELVSGGQRQRIAIARAFLRDAPILILDEATSALDSESEHKVQQALAELVKGRATFIIAHRFSTITIADRILVFQKGRIVADGSHENLLQADDPTYRSMINSQLMVDAV from the coding sequence TTGAAAAAGTTCCTTCCATACTACCGCCACCTGCTGCCCGTGAAGTGGATCTTCGCCGGTGGCGTGATCGCGGGCCTGATCTACGCGCTTGCTTCGGGCGCGGGATTGCCGCTGATGACCAAGGTCGTCTTTCCCATCCTTTTCCGTACCGAAGAGGACAAGGGGACCAGTTGGTGGCAGCTCTGGCTCGAGTCGAAGCTGGTCGGAGTCGAGCAGAACCAGTTGCTCCTGCTGACCTGTCTCTGGATCCCGCTCATTTTCCTCATCCGGGCGTTGGCCGGTTACACCAACTCCGTGTTGATCAACTACGTTGGTCTGCGGGTTTCGGAAGGCATCCGGACCGACCTTTTCGTCAAGCTGCAGTCCCTCCCCCTCTCGTTTTTCAAATCCAACCGCTCCGGGGACCTGCTCGCCCGTCTGATGAGCGACACGGAGCTGCTCCGCCAGGTGCTCGCCCAGACATCGAGCGATCTGATCAAGCAGCCTGCCACACTCATCGCGGCGGTTTCGGTCCTGGCGAGCCAGGCGTTCACGGACAAGCGGTTCGCCCCCGCGATCATCGCCCTCCTCAGCGTGCCACTGTGCGTCACGGTCATCCGTGGGATCGGCAAGAAACTCGCCCGGCGCGCGAGGCAACTCCAATACAAAGGGGGGGATCTGACCGCCACCCTGTCCGAGAGTCTGCAGGCACCGCTGGAGATCCGTGCATACAACCTGCAACAGCGCCAGACATCCATTTTCCGCGACAAGGTGCGCAAGATGCTAGGACTCAGCATGAAGGTGGTGCGCTACCGTCAGGCCATCTCACCTTCGATCGAGGTGGTGGCAGCGGCCGGTTTTGCCTTCGCCCTCTATTTCGGGGTCAAGAGCGGCATGACCCTCAAGGATTTCACCTTTCTGGGAATGACCCTCTATATGGCCTATGAGCCGGTGAAAAAGCTGGGGATGATCCATTCCCTGTTCAAGCAGGGTGAGGCGGCGGTGGAGCGGATCGAGCACATCCTGCACGAGCCGGACCGTCTTCCGGAATCCCCTTCGCCATCCCGGCTCGGACGGCCCAGGCAGAGCATCCGTTTCGAGGATGTCTCATTCGCCTACAAGGAAGAACGGGTGCTCAGCCACATCGATGTCGAGGTGCCCATCGGCCAGGTGGTTGCGCTTGTCGGCCCCAGTGGTGCCGGAAAGTCCACCTTCGCCCACCTGGTCCCGCGGTTCTATGATCCGGTTGAAGGGCGCATCACCCTTGATGGCGTTGATATCCGCGAATATGCGAAAAAAGACCTCCGTTCCCAGATCGCGGTGGTGCCGCAGATGCCCGCTCTCTTCTCCGGAACCATCGCGGAAAACATCCGGGTCGGCAGGCTGGATGCGACGGATGAGGAGGTGATGGAAGCGGCCAAAAAGGCCTTCGCCCACGACTTCATCGTCGCCCAGGAACACGGATATCAGGCGGAAGTGGGGGAGCGTGGCGAACTCGTCTCAGGCGGCCAGCGGCAGCGCATCGCCATCGCCCGCGCGTTCCTGCGCGACGCGCCGATCCTCATTCTCGATGAGGCGACCAGCGCGCTGGATTCCGAAAGCGAGCATAAGGTCCAGCAGGCGCTCGCCGAGCTGGTGAAAGGCCGCGCCACCTTCATCATCGCCCACCGCTTCAGCACCATTACCATTGCGGACAGGATCCTGGTCTTCCAGAAAGGCCGCATCGTTGCGGATGGCAGCCATGAGAATTTGCTGCAGGCGGATGACCCGACCTACCGCTCGATGATCAACAGCCAGTTGATGGTGGACGCCGTCTGA
- a CDS encoding prepilin-type N-terminal cleavage/methylation domain-containing protein, which translates to MILPDAMQRGGGAGTRKGFTLVELMAAMSVTSLIVVVMVSVSGVALDTWSRSRSEVRASQQAKAMTEAMSRDLDALVMRDGNAFQWLFAEAKVPDEGPNGASLSPNAARLIFFSAAMDRYDGKPGVPGARKEGNISTIAYELQYRDPTVGGRDGDLASFVLNRKIVNPDDTFKDLLGRTDLPEAFQGHAGRMGDLQNFVCENVYQFTVTFHVDVVDRAKKKRTLQIPVQVGRSGGPASVPEFGVFGNRLEAGISSRGDVSAEAFAAGTLSGVSISMTILTDFGIEQMRRRGFLSVDERISFVQKNSYQYSKFIAVSRG; encoded by the coding sequence ATGATCCTGCCGGATGCCATGCAGCGTGGTGGTGGCGCGGGAACCCGCAAGGGCTTCACCCTTGTCGAGCTGATGGCCGCCATGTCCGTCACCAGCCTCATCGTCGTCGTGATGGTGTCGGTCTCCGGTGTCGCACTGGACACCTGGAGCCGCAGCCGCTCCGAGGTCCGCGCTTCGCAACAGGCGAAGGCGATGACGGAAGCGATGAGCCGTGACCTGGACGCGCTGGTGATGCGGGATGGGAATGCCTTCCAGTGGCTTTTCGCCGAGGCCAAGGTGCCGGATGAAGGTCCGAATGGCGCGAGCCTGAGCCCGAACGCCGCGCGCCTCATTTTCTTCTCCGCCGCCATGGACCGGTACGATGGGAAGCCGGGCGTCCCCGGTGCGCGCAAGGAAGGAAACATCTCCACCATCGCTTATGAACTCCAGTACAGGGATCCCACCGTCGGCGGCCGCGACGGGGATCTCGCGTCCTTCGTCCTCAACCGGAAGATCGTGAACCCGGACGACACCTTCAAGGATCTGCTCGGCAGGACGGACCTGCCGGAGGCGTTCCAGGGCCATGCCGGCAGGATGGGGGATCTGCAGAACTTCGTCTGCGAGAATGTCTACCAGTTCACCGTCACCTTTCATGTCGATGTGGTGGACCGGGCGAAGAAGAAGCGGACGCTCCAGATCCCCGTCCAGGTCGGTCGTAGCGGCGGACCGGCGTCAGTTCCCGAGTTCGGCGTGTTCGGCAACAGGCTCGAAGCCGGAATCTCTTCCAGGGGGGATGTCAGCGCCGAAGCGTTTGCCGCGGGAACGCTCTCTGGTGTTTCCATCTCCATGACCATCCTCACCGACTTCGGGATCGAGCAGATGAGGCGCCGCGGGTTCCTTTCCGTGGATGAACGGATCAGCTTCGTGCAGAAGAACTCTTATCAGTATTCCAAGTTCATCGCCGTTTCCCGGGGTTGA
- a CDS encoding CPBP family intramembrane glutamic endopeptidase produces the protein MRFLKSEAGAVVVWLIGTIVLAAGLFPWIYAAGQALAAHAAGRELAPIWESIGRSAERADLGTYFSRSLYAAVLLLLPWLIIRMRRIRNQSRAAAPPDAPQRMPWKTRLVHLASAIVLAAGMLWLLGGALRMAGAFAADPDPASLSRIISKALAPAFFAAVIEEWLFRGLLLGIWLRILRPRRALLTVSFIFAFVHFLAPPDGSDIADPAAPLAGFRMLGLIFGHFLDPRFIAAEFLALFTVGLILGATRLRTGSLWFPIGLHAGWIFAFKSFNMVHIELESPLRPLWIGDSLRSGLLPLATLLVTAMICHFTLRRTKGGDDGPRNRQTI, from the coding sequence ATGCGTTTCCTGAAATCCGAAGCGGGTGCCGTCGTTGTGTGGCTCATCGGAACCATCGTGCTCGCCGCAGGCCTCTTTCCATGGATTTACGCCGCGGGGCAAGCCCTCGCCGCCCACGCCGCCGGCCGGGAACTCGCCCCGATCTGGGAATCCATCGGCAGGTCGGCGGAACGTGCGGATCTGGGAACGTATTTCTCACGCTCGCTCTACGCGGCGGTTCTGTTGCTGCTGCCGTGGCTGATCATCCGGATGAGAAGGATCCGGAACCAATCCCGGGCGGCGGCACCGCCGGACGCGCCGCAACGCATGCCGTGGAAAACCCGGCTGGTCCATCTGGCATCCGCCATCGTCCTCGCCGCTGGCATGCTGTGGCTGCTGGGGGGCGCGCTGCGGATGGCCGGAGCATTCGCCGCGGACCCGGATCCCGCCAGCCTGTCCCGGATCATTTCCAAGGCGCTGGCCCCCGCGTTCTTCGCCGCGGTGATCGAGGAATGGCTGTTCCGCGGGCTGCTGCTGGGCATCTGGCTGCGCATTCTCCGCCCCAGGAGAGCCCTGCTCACCGTTTCATTCATCTTCGCCTTCGTCCATTTCCTGGCTCCACCGGATGGCTCGGACATCGCGGATCCGGCGGCTCCACTCGCAGGCTTCCGGATGCTCGGTCTCATCTTCGGACATTTCCTGGACCCACGGTTCATCGCCGCGGAGTTCCTGGCACTGTTCACCGTCGGCCTTATCCTGGGAGCGACCCGGCTGCGCACCGGTTCCCTGTGGTTCCCCATCGGCCTGCATGCCGGATGGATCTTCGCCTTCAAGAGCTTCAACATGGTCCATATCGAACTGGAGTCCCCGCTGCGCCCGCTCTGGATCGGTGACAGCCTGCGTTCCGGCCTGCTGCCCCTGGCTACCCTTCTGGTTACCGCCATGATCTGTCATTTCACTTTGCGCCGCACGAAAGGCGGGGATGATGGCCCACGTAACCGACAAACCATATGA
- a CDS encoding ComF family protein has translation MAGPESRRRAAWWFGHVLDWLYPSVCAVCDEVQRGGRALCGACDAELPRLVPPFCSRCGEHFEGSIDGEFTCPNCSNLKFSFEFARPAMMLDERTRTMIHRLKYGRGIHLAAELGRLAAEGLEDPRFQRALEEKWPLVPVPLHARRQAWRHFNQAEEIARAVGKISGLPVLRALRRVRMTEAQTHLTRAQRLKNLRGAFDVRGGGADWPRKEGAILVDDVFTTGSTVDACAKALRKAGFRSVLVLTVMRG, from the coding sequence ATGGCGGGGCCTGAGTCGCGGCGGCGGGCGGCGTGGTGGTTCGGGCACGTGCTGGACTGGCTGTATCCCTCCGTCTGCGCCGTCTGCGATGAGGTCCAGCGCGGAGGCCGGGCGCTGTGCGGAGCGTGTGACGCGGAGCTGCCCAGGCTGGTGCCGCCGTTCTGCTCCCGTTGCGGGGAGCATTTCGAAGGCAGCATCGACGGGGAGTTCACCTGTCCGAACTGCAGTAACCTGAAGTTTTCCTTCGAGTTCGCCCGTCCTGCCATGATGTTGGACGAGCGCACCCGTACGATGATCCACCGGCTCAAATACGGCAGGGGCATCCATCTGGCGGCGGAGCTGGGCAGGCTGGCGGCCGAGGGGCTGGAGGATCCCCGGTTCCAGAGGGCGCTGGAGGAAAAATGGCCGCTCGTCCCCGTGCCGCTCCACGCCCGCAGGCAGGCGTGGCGTCACTTCAACCAGGCGGAGGAGATCGCCCGCGCCGTGGGGAAGATCTCCGGTCTGCCGGTACTGCGGGCGCTGAGACGGGTGCGCATGACCGAGGCCCAGACCCACCTCACCCGCGCCCAGCGTCTCAAGAATCTCCGAGGGGCCTTCGACGTCCGGGGGGGCGGTGCGGACTGGCCGCGGAAGGAGGGGGCGATCCTGGTGGATGACGTGTTCACCACGGGCTCCACGGTGGATGCCTGCGCGAAAGCGCTCCGGAAGGCCGGCTTCAGGAGCGTTCTCGTTCTGACCGTGATGCGCGGCTGA
- a CDS encoding DUF1080 domain-containing protein, translating into MKTLLFSLLAAASLHAAPQAIFDGKSLEGWKVEGGPYWTVKEGVLVGESDNSEHKKKGSNLWTTKEYKDFTIELEFRYTSKNVTDERVDSGVFLRNSSDQIQIGVSGSKKIDLTGSPYIGAKKGYPIQAEGVEEAMKAGEWNKMKITAKGQVYTVEINGKKVSEYTSESASEKGPIGLQVHGGTLMKVEFRNLSVEEL; encoded by the coding sequence ATGAAAACCCTCCTCTTCTCCCTTCTCGCCGCGGCATCCCTGCACGCAGCCCCGCAAGCCATCTTCGACGGCAAGTCCCTGGAAGGCTGGAAAGTCGAGGGCGGCCCCTATTGGACGGTGAAGGAAGGCGTTCTCGTGGGCGAAAGCGACAACTCCGAGCACAAGAAGAAGGGATCCAACCTCTGGACCACCAAGGAATACAAGGACTTCACCATCGAGCTTGAGTTCCGCTACACCAGCAAGAACGTCACCGACGAGCGCGTGGACTCCGGAGTCTTCCTCCGCAACTCCAGCGACCAGATCCAGATCGGCGTGTCGGGCTCGAAGAAGATCGACCTCACCGGCTCCCCCTACATCGGCGCGAAGAAGGGCTACCCGATCCAGGCCGAAGGAGTCGAAGAAGCAATGAAGGCCGGTGAGTGGAACAAGATGAAAATCACCGCCAAAGGCCAGGTCTACACCGTCGAGATCAATGGCAAAAAGGTGAGCGAATACACCTCCGAGAGTGCCAGCGAGAAGGGCCCCATCGGCCTGCAGGTCCACGGCGGCACGCTGATGAAGGTGGAGTTCCGCAACCTGTCCGTCGAGGAACTGTGA